CGTGCGCCGACCCGACCGCGGGGTTCTGGCCCAGCAGGAAGTAGCCCTCCACCTCGTCGGCCAGCATCGCCGTGACGGTCTGGTAGGTGCCGTGCGGGCCGGAGAGCCGGGGCAGGTAGCCGTAGGCCCAGTCGTTGTCCTCGGTGGCCGCGTCGCCCCACCACGCCTTGAGCAGGCTGACCATGTAGGTGTCGGCGTTGGCCCAGTAGCCCTTCTGCTTCTTGGAGCCGACGGCGTCGAGGTAGTCGGCGAGCGTGTCGTGGACGCCGGCCTTGGGCATCGCCAGATACCCGGGCAGCAGGTTGAACAGCGTCGGGATGTCGGTGGAGCCCTGAATGGTGGCGTGGCCGCGCAGGGCCATGATGCCGCTGCCCGGCCGGCCCACGTTTCCCAGCAGCAGCTGCAAAATGGTTGCGGTGCGGATGAATTGGGCCCCGAGGGTGTGCTGCGTCCAACCGACGGCGTACGCGAAGCAGGTGGTGCGCTCGCGCCCGGAGTTCTCGACGATCGAGCGGGCGAGGTAGTCGAAATCCGCGCGGCTGATGCCGCAGACGTCGGTCACCATCTCGGGCGTGTAGCGGGCGTAGTGGCGCTTGAGGATCCGGAACACGGTCCTCGGGTGCTGCAGGGTCTCGTCGCGCTTCACCCGGGCGTGCGCGAGCGGCGGGCCGCCGCTGCCCTGCTCGTGGCCGGCCGCGCTCTGCGCCGCCGTCGCGCCGTGCGTGTGGCCGCCACCGGGCGACTCGATCTGGCCGTTCTCCTCCTGTTCGTACGCCCACGTCGACGTGTCGTACTGCCCGGTCTCGGGGTCGTAGCCGGAGAACAGCCCACCGAGATCCTCGGCGTCCCGGTATTTGTCGTTGATCAGCGTGGCGGCGTTGGTGTACGCGACGACGTATTCCTTGAACCACAGGTCATTGGTGAGGATGTGGTTGATCAACGCGCCCAGCAGCACCACGTCCGAGCCGGCCCGGATGGGGATGTGCCGGTCCGACACCGCCGAGGTGCGGGTGAACCGCGGGTCGACGTGGATGATCCGCGCGCCGCGCGCCCGCGCTTCCTCGACCCACTGGAAGCCGACCGGGTGGCACTCGGCCATGTTGGAGCCCTGAATGACGATGCAGTCGGCGTTGGCCATGTCTTGCAGGGTTTGGGTGGCGCCGCCGCGCCCGAAGGAGGCTCCCAGACCGGGAACCGTGGCGGAGTGTCAAATGCGAGCTTGGTTCTCGATCTGGATCGCGCCCGCGGCGGTGAAGAGCTTTTTGATGAGGTAGTTCTCTTCATTGTCCAGGGTTGCGCCGCCGAGGGCCGCGATCCCCATGGTGCGGCGCAGGGGGTGGCCCTTCTTGTCGATGTCCTGCCAGGTGTGGCGGCGGGATTCCACGAAGCGATCGGCGATCATGTCGATCGCGGTGTCGAGCTCGAGGCGCTGCCATTCCGTCGAGCGCGGCGCTCGGTACAGCACGTGCACCTGCCGGCCGGGGGAGTTGACCAGCTGCTCACTCGCAGAACCTTTGGGGCACAAGCGTCCCCGCGAGATGGGCGAGCCGGGGTCACCCTCGATCTGGACGACCTTCTCGTCCTTCACGTAGACCAACTGGCCGCAGCCCACCGCGCAGTAGGGACACACGCTCTGCACTACCCGGTCTGCCGTCGTCGTGCGCGGCTCCACGGCGCGCGTGTGCTGGGACGTGACGGCCGACCCGCGGCCGAATTTATCTCCCGAACGCAGCTGGCGCAGCACGGGCCATTCCAGGAAAAGCTTGCGCGGGTCTTTTATCGGGGCCATACCCCCACCCTAGTGGGTATGACGAGGCTGGGCCCTGGCGTGCGTCCTAACTCTCAGTTTTGCTGCGCCAACGGAAGCCGACGGCGTCCGGGCGGGCTCCGACGCAGCCCGTGACTGCCGCGAAGTTCATGCGCGGTGCGGGAATTGAACCGGCTGCCCCTGTCCACGGCCCCGCTGCCGACTCGGCCGTCTCGGACAGTCGGCGGGCTGGATCGCGCAGTTCGCGACCAGCGCAGAAGGGTAAGCGGGGATCCGGCGTCGTCCAGGTTCTCAGCGCCTCACCTTTGCAGAGCTTCATTGATGAGCATGGCTGCTGAACGTGTGAGCACATCACGTTCCTTGGCGACCTCGGCGATCGCCTTGCGCAGCTTTTCGTGTTCACTCATCGGCTTCCCGTCCGTGGGGAACTCGTCGAAGTTCGCCCAGCGGACCTTCGTCTCGCCGTGGCCGCCGCCCGCGCCGGGCTGCTGCCCACCTGCTTTGGCCTGGGACCGGGATCGGGTCTCGCCATTTCGTGGCGCATTGACCACACTGCCGATCGGACCAATTCCGGGCATGCCGCCGAAGCCACCGCCCGGTAGGGACACCACCTGCGGTAGCGCGTCGAGACCAGCCATCGGCAAACCTCTTGCGACAAGCCGGATCTCGGGCGCCGCGCTGGCCCAGGACTGCGGTACCGAGAGGCCGCCGACTGTGCCCGCCCGACCTATGGCGGCCGAGGCGTCGCCACTATGAGAGCCCGCCAGGCTCGCCGCGGCGGCCGCCGCGTCAGCGGGCGCCGCGGCGGCGACCGTGGCTTGCGCTGCCGCGACGCCGGGGATCATTCCCGCGCTGGTCATGGGGACGATA
This genomic window from Mycobacterium saskatchewanense contains:
- the fdh gene encoding formate dehydrogenase gives rise to the protein MAPIKDPRKLFLEWPVLRQLRSGDKFGRGSAVTSQHTRAVEPRTTTADRVVQSVCPYCAVGCGQLVYVKDEKVVQIEGDPGSPISRGRLCPKGSASEQLVNSPGRQVHVLYRAPRSTEWQRLELDTAIDMIADRFVESRRHTWQDIDKKGHPLRRTMGIAALGGATLDNEENYLIKKLFTAAGAIQIENQARIUHSATVPGLGASFGRGGATQTLQDMANADCIVIQGSNMAECHPVGFQWVEEARARGARIIHVDPRFTRTSAVSDRHIPIRAGSDVVLLGALINHILTNDLWFKEYVVAYTNAATLINDKYRDAEDLGGLFSGYDPETGQYDTSTWAYEQEENGQIESPGGGHTHGATAAQSAAGHEQGSGGPPLAHARVKRDETLQHPRTVFRILKRHYARYTPEMVTDVCGISRADFDYLARSIVENSGRERTTCFAYAVGWTQHTLGAQFIRTATILQLLLGNVGRPGSGIMALRGHATIQGSTDIPTLFNLLPGYLAMPKAGVHDTLADYLDAVGSKKQKGYWANADTYMVSLLKAWWGDAATEDNDWAYGYLPRLSGPHGTYQTVTAMLADEVEGYFLLGQNPAVGSAHGRMQRLGMSHLKWLVVRDLNLIESATWWKDGPEIASGELKTEDIETEVFFLPAASHVEKAGSFTQTQRLVQWRHKAVDPPGQCQSELAFFYELGKRIRERLAGSTDERDRPLLDLTWDYPTDEDGDPHGEAVLAEVNGYHVTGAHAGTPLSSYTEMRADGSTAGGCWIYTGVYAGAVNQAARRVPQGGPSPSQQEWGWAWPADRRILYNRASADPEGKPWSERKKHVWWDADQQRWVGYDVPDFVADRAPGSRPDPDVGGPDALAGDDPFIMQADGKGWLFAPQGVVDGPLPTHYEPQESPVANPLYPQQRNPARITFPRKDNLSAPSAGEPGADVYPYVFTTYRLTEHHTAGGMSRWLPYLSELQPEMFCEVSPELAAERGLEPYGWATIVSPRAAIEARVLVTERMSPLVVGGHTVHQIGLPYHWGVGSDAVVSGDAANDLLGVTLDPNVQIQESKAGSCDIRPGRRPQGEELLRLIAEYQSRSGATVETGNVLVSDAAREGGADGTTERTD